Proteins co-encoded in one Xiphophorus hellerii strain 12219 chromosome 10, Xiphophorus_hellerii-4.1, whole genome shotgun sequence genomic window:
- the msl1b gene encoding male-specific lethal 1 homolog isoform X2, whose product MTLRSKQFPQPGFKRKADTEDFGVNSVDPVSIKNEPCDFAIDVQNVQRREIPSRSKDLDQSFMTSKVALAATAPETVQGDKPLEITSPVRPMGGEGTPVKGKPLSVDNMDNPQMAVNNNPKDAGAEDSTKGVVPGVLGTASIELSSEGKWRNIRKTPASPHAQANCLRQILLLQLDLIEQQQQQLQSKDKEIDDLKADKETLLARIERMERRLQLTRKDMPRDKRLFQPLEPWTPDKEDMWDLDIEESPQPNAATPLPFSRGGKGQKRKTCFGEAKVQKSRGKSAKLSPQKSETEPGSPNQRELRSKETPEKSVPARSGAERDALLPCKEEPELSCQMEDLPFMSTTEMYLCCWNQPPLSPLRETSPKKEEEVAIPSWRENHIEPLEEDACNIPEPLDDGTFLKRHAKLELDEKRRKRWDIQRIREQRVFQRLQQRMNRKKTVQETEPELSSFYPETEDVEAIVITPFLPVVAFGRPLPKLSQQNFELPWLDERSRCRIEVPKKHTPHRTCRK is encoded by the exons ATGACTCTGAGATCCAAACAATTTCCACAACCGGGTTTCAAACGTAAGGCTGACACGGAAGACTTCGGAGTCAACAGCGTGGATCCTGTGAGCATCAAGAACGAGCCCTGTGACTTTGCTATAGATGTTCAGAACGTGCAACGACGGGAGATCCCAAGCAGATCCAAGGATTTAGATCAGAGTTTCATGACAAGTAAAGTTGCCCTAGCTGCCACAGCTCCAGAAACGGTTCAGGGAGACAAGCCTCTGGAGATAACGTCCCCTGTCAGACCAATGGGGGGTGAGGGAACCCCGGTGAAAGGTAAACCCCTCTCTGTTGACAACATGGATAATCCTCAGATGGCAGTGAACAATAATCCAAAGGATGCCGGTGCTGAGGATAGCACAAAAGGGGTTGTTCCTGGAGTTCTGGGCACCGCTTCTATTGAACTGTCCTCCGAAGGAAAGTGGAGGAACATCAGGAAGACCCCTGCAAGTCCGCATGCACAGGCTAACTGCCTCCGACAgattctcctcctgcagctggaCCTCAtcgaacagcagcagcaacagctaCAATCCAAGGACAAGGAGATCGATGATCTCAAGGCAGATAAAGAGACG TTGCTTGCACGCATTGAGCGCATGGAGCGTCGTCTCCAGCTCACAAGGAAGGACATGCCGCGTGATAAGCGCCTTTTCCAGCCCCTGGAGCCGTGGACCCCTGACAAAGAGGACATGTGGGATCTGGACATAGAAGAGAGTCCACAGCCCAACGCGGCCACTCCCCTCCCGTTCAGCCGGGGAGGCAAAGGtcaaaaaag GAAAACTTGCTTCGGAGAGGCAAAGGTTCAGAAATCCCGGGGTAAAAGTGCAAAGCTCAGCCCCCAAAAGTCTGAGACGGAGCCCGGCTCTCCCAACCAAAGAGAGCTGCGCAGTAAGGAAACCCCAGAGAAGTCTGTCCCAGCCAGGTCCGGCGCAGAAAGGGACGCTTTGCTCCCCTGCAAAGAGGAGCCCGAGCTGAGCTGCCAGATGGAGGATCTGCCCTTCATGTCAACCACAGAGATGTATCTGTGTTGCTGGAACCAACCTCCTCTGTCCCCTCTGCGTGAGACTTCCCctaaaaaggaggaagaggtggCCA TTCCCTCTTGGAGGGAAAACCACATAGAGCCTTTGGAGGAGGATGCCTGTAATATCCCAGAG CCGCTGGATGACGGCACGTTTCTGAAACGCCACGCGAAGCTGGAGCTGGacgagaagaggaggaaaag aTGGGACATCCAGCGAATCAGAGAGCAGCGCGTGTTCCAGCGTCTGCAGCAGCGCATGAACAGGAAGAAGACCGTCCAGGAGACCGAGCCCGAGCTGTCGTCCTTCTACCCCGAAACTGAAGACG TGGAAGCTATAGTGATCACTCCGTTTTTGCCTGTGGTTGCATTTGGTCGGCCGCTGCCCAAACTCTCCCAGCA GAACTTCGAGCTGCCCTGGCTGGACGAGCGAAGCCGATGTCGCATCGAGGTGCCCAAGAAGCACACGCCTCACCGAACCTGTCGGAAGTGA
- the msl1b gene encoding male-specific lethal 1 homolog isoform X1, translated as MTLRSKQFPQPGFKRKADTEDFGVNSVDPVSIKNEPCDFAIDVQNVQRREIPSRSKDLDQSFMTSKVALAATAPETVQGDKPLEITSPVRPMGGEGTPVKGKPLSVDNMDNPQMAVNNNPKDAGAEDSTKGVVPGVLGTASIELSSEGKWRNIRKTPASPHAQANCLRQILLLQLDLIEQQQQQLQSKDKEIDDLKADKETLLARIERMERRLQLTRKDMPRDKRLFQPLEPWTPDKEDMWDLDIEESPQPNAATPLPFSRGGKGQKRKTCFGEAKVQKSRGKSAKLSPQKSETEPGSPNQRELRSKETPEKSVPARSGAERDALLPCKEEPELSCQMEDLPFMSTTEMYLCCWNQPPLSPLRETSPKKEEEVASEWTPHVVHDMLIVFPSWRENHIEPLEEDACNIPEPLDDGTFLKRHAKLELDEKRRKRWDIQRIREQRVFQRLQQRMNRKKTVQETEPELSSFYPETEDVEAIVITPFLPVVAFGRPLPKLSQQNFELPWLDERSRCRIEVPKKHTPHRTCRK; from the exons ATGACTCTGAGATCCAAACAATTTCCACAACCGGGTTTCAAACGTAAGGCTGACACGGAAGACTTCGGAGTCAACAGCGTGGATCCTGTGAGCATCAAGAACGAGCCCTGTGACTTTGCTATAGATGTTCAGAACGTGCAACGACGGGAGATCCCAAGCAGATCCAAGGATTTAGATCAGAGTTTCATGACAAGTAAAGTTGCCCTAGCTGCCACAGCTCCAGAAACGGTTCAGGGAGACAAGCCTCTGGAGATAACGTCCCCTGTCAGACCAATGGGGGGTGAGGGAACCCCGGTGAAAGGTAAACCCCTCTCTGTTGACAACATGGATAATCCTCAGATGGCAGTGAACAATAATCCAAAGGATGCCGGTGCTGAGGATAGCACAAAAGGGGTTGTTCCTGGAGTTCTGGGCACCGCTTCTATTGAACTGTCCTCCGAAGGAAAGTGGAGGAACATCAGGAAGACCCCTGCAAGTCCGCATGCACAGGCTAACTGCCTCCGACAgattctcctcctgcagctggaCCTCAtcgaacagcagcagcaacagctaCAATCCAAGGACAAGGAGATCGATGATCTCAAGGCAGATAAAGAGACG TTGCTTGCACGCATTGAGCGCATGGAGCGTCGTCTCCAGCTCACAAGGAAGGACATGCCGCGTGATAAGCGCCTTTTCCAGCCCCTGGAGCCGTGGACCCCTGACAAAGAGGACATGTGGGATCTGGACATAGAAGAGAGTCCACAGCCCAACGCGGCCACTCCCCTCCCGTTCAGCCGGGGAGGCAAAGGtcaaaaaag GAAAACTTGCTTCGGAGAGGCAAAGGTTCAGAAATCCCGGGGTAAAAGTGCAAAGCTCAGCCCCCAAAAGTCTGAGACGGAGCCCGGCTCTCCCAACCAAAGAGAGCTGCGCAGTAAGGAAACCCCAGAGAAGTCTGTCCCAGCCAGGTCCGGCGCAGAAAGGGACGCTTTGCTCCCCTGCAAAGAGGAGCCCGAGCTGAGCTGCCAGATGGAGGATCTGCCCTTCATGTCAACCACAGAGATGTATCTGTGTTGCTGGAACCAACCTCCTCTGTCCCCTCTGCGTGAGACTTCCCctaaaaaggaggaagaggtggCCAGTGAGTGGACTCCTCATGTAGTACATGATATGCTGATTGTTT TTCCCTCTTGGAGGGAAAACCACATAGAGCCTTTGGAGGAGGATGCCTGTAATATCCCAGAG CCGCTGGATGACGGCACGTTTCTGAAACGCCACGCGAAGCTGGAGCTGGacgagaagaggaggaaaag aTGGGACATCCAGCGAATCAGAGAGCAGCGCGTGTTCCAGCGTCTGCAGCAGCGCATGAACAGGAAGAAGACCGTCCAGGAGACCGAGCCCGAGCTGTCGTCCTTCTACCCCGAAACTGAAGACG TGGAAGCTATAGTGATCACTCCGTTTTTGCCTGTGGTTGCATTTGGTCGGCCGCTGCCCAAACTCTCCCAGCA GAACTTCGAGCTGCCCTGGCTGGACGAGCGAAGCCGATGTCGCATCGAGGTGCCCAAGAAGCACACGCCTCACCGAACCTGTCGGAAGTGA
- the chmp2a gene encoding charged multivesicular body protein 2a yields MMEFLFGKRKTPEEMLRQNQRALNRAMRDLDRERMKLEQQEKKIIADIKKMAKQGQMDAVKIMAKDLVRTRRYIKKFIMMKANIQAVSLKIQTLKSNNSMAQAMKGVTKAMATMNRQLKLPQIQKIMMEFEKQSEMMDMKEEMMNDAIDDAMGDEDDEEESDAIVSQVLDELGLNLSDELSNLPSTGGSLSVAGGKKAEPQAALADADADLEERLNNLRRD; encoded by the exons ATG ATGGAGTTCCTGTTTGGGAAGAGGAAGACCCCGGAGGAGATGCTAAGGCAGAACCAGAGGGCGCTCAACCGGGCCATGAGAGATCTGGACCGAGAGCGAATGAAGCTGgagcagcaggagaagaagatCATCGCTGACATAAAGAAGATGGCCAAACAGGGACAAATG GACGCAGTAAAGATCATGGCGAAGGATTTGGTTCGCACGCGGCGCTACATCAAGAAGTTCATCATGATGAAAGCCAACATTCAGGCCGTCAGCCTAAAGATCCAGACGCTCAAGTCTAACAACAGCATGGCACAGGCGATGAAAGGCGTCACCAAGGCCATGGCCACCATGAACAGACAG CTGAAGCTCCCTCAGATACAAAAGATCATGATGGAGTTTGAGAAACAGAGCGAGATGATGGACATGAAGGAGGAGATGATGAACGACGCCATCGATGACGCCATGGGGGATGAGGACGATGAAGAGGAGAG CGACGCCATCGTCTCCCAAGTGCTGGATGAGCTCGGTCTCAACCTGTCCGATGAGCTGTCAA ATCTTCCCAGCACCGGGGGGAGCCTCTCCGTGGCCGGCGGAAAGAAGGCCGAGCCTCAGGCCGCCTTGGCCGACGCGGATGCAGACCTGGAGGAGCGTCTGAATAACCTGCGGAGAGACTAA
- the mrm1 gene encoding rRNA methyltransferase 1, mitochondrial — protein sequence MWLRSSTHQHKFVLDWCRKLSRPVSSLGPPAETSHLSPEDRNRDPAVKRRHRGSNPSTAPHHPAVAERIADRKRSFKDKSSKNDIPPPQNHGRGGVFKVSSELRKLSLEDFPADKERQLRPKQEDTADVVFGIAPCLLALTQGRRKVYQLLVKDGETSLRASVISVCEEAHRRGVQVSRVSKKDLDKMSSGGVHQGVCLRASPLNFLTFDSESNTSGHGIPLWLVLERIQDPMNLGAILRSAYFLGVDRVISSLRYSCPLSPVVSKASSGVMEAMRVYGCDNLEDMLRTKVKQGWQVVGTVGADPEESRIPVASCSDFQVTRPTMLLMGSEGEGLSGKLLSVCQTLLTIPAGRDLAPGIESLNVSVAAGIMLHSLLTKSRCLSQKESRP from the coding sequence ATGTGGCTCAGGAGCTCTACCCACCAGCACAAGTTTGTTCTTGACTGGTGCCGAAAACTGTCCAGACCAGTGTCCTCTTTGGGGCCTCCAGCAGAGACTTCCCACCTGAGCCCAGAGGACAGAAACCGGGACCCTGCGGTCAAAAGGCGCCACAGAGGGTCAAATCCCTCCACTGCTCCACATCACCCTGCTGTAGCTGAAAGGATAGCAGATCGTAAGAGGTCATTCAAGGATAAATCCTCAAAGAATGATATCCCACCACCACAGAATCATGGGAGGGGGGGAGTCTTCAAGGTATCGTCTGAGCTTAGGAAACTGAGTCTGGAAGACTTCCCTGCAGACAAAGAGAGGCAGCTGAGACCAAAGCAAGAAGATACAGCTGATGTTGTCTTTGGCATTGCTCCCTGTCTCCTGGCTCTCACTCAGGGGAGAAGGAAGGTCTACCAACTGTTGGTTAAAGATGGTGAGACCTCTCTGAGGGCCTCTGTCATATCGGTATGTGAGGAAGCACATCGGCGAGGGGTACAAGTCAGTCGGGTCAGCAAGAAGGATCTGGACAAGATGTCCTCTGGAGGAGTACATCAGGGAGTATGTCTGCGAGCCAGTCCCCTGAACTTTCTCACCTTTGACTCTGAATCCAACACAAGTGGGCATGGCATCCCTCTGTGGCTGGTCCTGGAAAGAATCCAGGACCCGATGAACCTGGGCGCCATCCTGCGCTCTGCTTATTTCCTCGGCGTGGACAGGGTGATCAGCAGTCTTCGCTATAGCTGCCCGCTGTCTCCCGTGGTCAGCAAGGCCAGCTCGGGCGTCATGGAGGCCATGAGGGTGTATGGGTGTGACAACCTGGAAGACATGTTGAGGACGAAGGTGAAACAGGGTTGGCAGGTGGTTGGGACAGTGGGAGCAGATCCGGAGGAGTCCCGGATTCCTGTTGCCTCTTGTTCGGACTTTCAGGTGACGAGGCCGACGATGCTGCTGATGGGAAGCGAGGGGGAAGGGCTCTCCGGGAAGCTCCTCTCCGTGTGCCAAACCCTGCTCACGATCCCAGCTGGTAGAGACTTGGCACCCGGAATTGAGTCTCTGAACGTCTCTGTGGCCGCAGGCATCATGCTGCACTCTCTGCTCACAAAGTCCAGATGTTTGTCGCAGAAGGAAAGTAGACCTTAA